One genomic window of Tribolium castaneum strain GA2 chromosome 10, icTriCast1.1, whole genome shotgun sequence includes the following:
- the Rip11 gene encoding rab11 family-interacting protein 1 isoform X2, translating into MWMPTHVQVTVQRAAGLLTKGKNKTNDCFVTIALGKTKYQTSIKEKADPDVEWHEECELPIPDQGNTAEIILTALHHNGFGVDEFLGRVAIPLNTLDIYERPKNKWYGLEAKPGKVGKAKERGHLEVKIGFTVKSGSLTDLSKKEKHKSSIGQLSHVAQSVGGSLLSLGSAEKRKGIKKFAKSIGSKMHLRGKKKDGDLDDSSSIGSVGSLKRNFDKFKSRQTKEDADPGVVSDEDDFTFDDLSHKSSVSSLNHPTNHNNSVSSTENISGDVSNKTPPAKPPRNEPKPQDEWESKLFGKQTKNLLKPASSESLNRRSWDSSKLDTQIEEEPPETTVTKDDISVTPTKTPEVVKKEERDGMLAKLKNFRKDKHEIDSKRDKPTSNSSERIIIGGEKDVNYSYNNHISNELLQKFEGKSREDLILLVCNLQSDLESQKKKLKDLEDYLDDLLLRVMETTPRILQNPYVTLVKY; encoded by the exons ATGTGGATGCCAACGCATGTACAAGTCACag TCCAACGAGCTGCAGGATTATTGACCAAAGGTAAAAACAAGACAAACGACTGCTTTGTGACAATTGCATTGGGGAAGACGAAATACCAGACGTCGATAAAGGAAAAAGCTGACCCTGACGTCGAGTGGCACGAAGAATGCGAACT GCCAATCCCCGACCAAGGAAACACGGCCGAGATTATCTTAACAGCATTGCACCACAATGGCTTTGGCGTGGACGAGTTTCTTGGCAGAGTCGCTATTCCTTTAAACACTTTGGACATCTATGAAAGGCCCAAAAATAAATGGTACGGCCTTGAGGCCAAACCAG gcAAAGTGGGTAAGGCGAAAGAGCGGGGGCACCTGGAAGTGAAGATCGGGTTCACTGTCAAGTCTGGCAGCCTCACCGATTTGAGCAAAAAAGAGAAACACAAGTCTTCGATTGGCCAGTTGTCCCACGTGGCCCAGTCCGTGGGCGGCAGCTTGCTCAGTTTAGGGAGCGCCGAGAAACGTAAAGGGATCAAAAAGTTTGCCAAGTCAATCGGGTCGAAAATGCACCTCAGAGGGAAGAAAAAAGACGGGGATTTGGACGACAGTTCTTCCATCGGTAGTGTCGGTAGTTTAAAACGTAActttgacaaatttaaaagTCGACAAACCAAGGAAGACGCCGACCCGGGGGTTGTGAGTGACGAGGATGACTTTACA TTTGACGATTTGTCCCACAAGAGTTCGGTCAGTTCGCTCAACCACCCGACCAATCACAACAATTCGGTTTCTTCCACTGAGAACATCTCCGGGGATGTCTCGAATAAAACGCCGCCGGCTAAGCCTCCGCGGAACGAGCCCAAGCCGCAAGACGAGTGGGAGTCGAAGTTGTTCgggaaacaaacaaaaa ATTTACTCAAACCGGCGAGTAGCGAATCGTTGAACCGCCGCTCGTGGGACTCCTCCAAACTAGACACACAAATTGAGGAGGAACCTCCCGAAACGACTGTTACGAAAGACGACATTAGCGTAACTCCGACTAAAACTCCCGAGGTTGTCAAAAAGGAGGAGCGGGACGGCATGTTGGCCAAGTTAAAGAATTTCAGAAAAG ATAAACATGAAATAGACTCGAAACGTGATAAACCGACCAGTAATTCAAGTGAACGTATTATTATAGGCGGAGAGAAGGATGTCAATTACTCGTACAATAATCACATTTCCAACGAACTTTTGCAGAAGTTTGAAGGCAAATCGCGAGAA GACCTCATTCTCCTAGTGTGTAATTTACAGAGCGACCTAGAGTCCCAAAAGAAGAAACTAAAAGACTTAGAAGACTATTTAGACGACTTACTTTTGCGAGTGATGGAGACAACTCCACGAATCTTGCAAAACCCGTACGTTACTT tGGTTAAGTATTGA
- the Rip11 gene encoding rab11 family-interacting protein 2 isoform X4: MWMPTHVQVTVQRAAGLLTKGKNKTNDCFVTIALGKTKYQTSIKEKADPDVEWHEECELPIPDQGNTAEIILTALHHNGFGVDEFLGRVAIPLNTLDIYERPKNKWYGLEAKPGKVGKAKERGHLEVKIGFTVKSGSLTDLSKKEKHKSSIGQLSHVAQSVGGSLLSLGSAEKRKGIKKFAKSIGSKMHLRGKKKDGDLDDSSSIGSVGSLKRNFDKFKSRQTKEDADPGVVSDEDDFTFDDLSHKSSVSSLNHPTNHNNSVSSTENISGDVSNKTPPAKPPRNEPKPQDEWESKLFGKQTKNLLKPASSESLNRRSWDSSKLDTQIEEEPPETTVTKDDISVTPTKTPEVVKKEERDGMLAKLKNFRKGGEKDVNYSYNNHISNELLQKFEGKSREDLILLVCNLQSDLESQKKKLKDLEDYLDDLLLRVMETTPRILQNPYVTCKLSHKNG; this comes from the exons ATGTGGATGCCAACGCATGTACAAGTCACag TCCAACGAGCTGCAGGATTATTGACCAAAGGTAAAAACAAGACAAACGACTGCTTTGTGACAATTGCATTGGGGAAGACGAAATACCAGACGTCGATAAAGGAAAAAGCTGACCCTGACGTCGAGTGGCACGAAGAATGCGAACT GCCAATCCCCGACCAAGGAAACACGGCCGAGATTATCTTAACAGCATTGCACCACAATGGCTTTGGCGTGGACGAGTTTCTTGGCAGAGTCGCTATTCCTTTAAACACTTTGGACATCTATGAAAGGCCCAAAAATAAATGGTACGGCCTTGAGGCCAAACCAG gcAAAGTGGGTAAGGCGAAAGAGCGGGGGCACCTGGAAGTGAAGATCGGGTTCACTGTCAAGTCTGGCAGCCTCACCGATTTGAGCAAAAAAGAGAAACACAAGTCTTCGATTGGCCAGTTGTCCCACGTGGCCCAGTCCGTGGGCGGCAGCTTGCTCAGTTTAGGGAGCGCCGAGAAACGTAAAGGGATCAAAAAGTTTGCCAAGTCAATCGGGTCGAAAATGCACCTCAGAGGGAAGAAAAAAGACGGGGATTTGGACGACAGTTCTTCCATCGGTAGTGTCGGTAGTTTAAAACGTAActttgacaaatttaaaagTCGACAAACCAAGGAAGACGCCGACCCGGGGGTTGTGAGTGACGAGGATGACTTTACA TTTGACGATTTGTCCCACAAGAGTTCGGTCAGTTCGCTCAACCACCCGACCAATCACAACAATTCGGTTTCTTCCACTGAGAACATCTCCGGGGATGTCTCGAATAAAACGCCGCCGGCTAAGCCTCCGCGGAACGAGCCCAAGCCGCAAGACGAGTGGGAGTCGAAGTTGTTCgggaaacaaacaaaaa ATTTACTCAAACCGGCGAGTAGCGAATCGTTGAACCGCCGCTCGTGGGACTCCTCCAAACTAGACACACAAATTGAGGAGGAACCTCCCGAAACGACTGTTACGAAAGACGACATTAGCGTAACTCCGACTAAAACTCCCGAGGTTGTCAAAAAGGAGGAGCGGGACGGCATGTTGGCCAAGTTAAAGAATTTCAGAAAAG GCGGAGAGAAGGATGTCAATTACTCGTACAATAATCACATTTCCAACGAACTTTTGCAGAAGTTTGAAGGCAAATCGCGAGAA GACCTCATTCTCCTAGTGTGTAATTTACAGAGCGACCTAGAGTCCCAAAAGAAGAAACTAAAAGACTTAGAAGACTATTTAGACGACTTACTTTTGCGAGTGATGGAGACAACTCCACGAATCTTGCAAAACCCGTACGTTACTTGTAAGTTATCGCATAAAAA tGGTTAA
- the LOC659919 gene encoding uncharacterized protein LOC659919: MSGLRNPRPLVLCGPSGSGKSTLVKKMMADFPDKFGFSISHTTRQPRPGEVHGQHYHFTSREEMEQAISDGRFIESASFCGNMYGTSKAAVEQVIQEGKVCVLDIDVQGVKQVKKTDLNPFYVFIKPPSLEELKNRLTARKTESEESLNHRLKVASEEMEYGTSDNFDFIVVNDNLDHAYAQLKSFVEEKVLKETN; encoded by the exons ATGTCTGGCTTGCGGAACCCCCGGCCCTTGGTGCTGTGCGGGCCCTCGGGCTCCGGCAAAAGCACGCTGGTGAAGAAGATGATGGCCGACTTCCCGGACAAGTTCGGGTTTAGCATCAGTCACACGACCCGGCAGCCCCGTCCGGGGGAGGTGCACGGCCAGCACTACCACTTCACCTCTCGGGAGGAGATGGAGCAGGCCATCAGCGACGGGAGGTTCATCGAAAGCGCCAGCTTTTGCGGGAACATGTACGGGACGAGCAAAGCGGCGGTGGAGCAAGTGATCCAAGAGGGCAAGGTCTGTGTGCTGGATATTGACGTCCAGGGGGTGAAGCAGGTCAAGAAGACGGACCTCAACCCCTTCTACGTCTTCATCAAGCCCCCCAGTTTGGAGGAGCTGAAGAACAGGCTCACGGCGCGCAAAACCGAGTCGGAGGAGAGTCTCAACCATAGGTTGAAAGTGGCCAGTGAGGAAATGGAATATG GGACTTCGGATAACTTCGATTTTATCGTAGTTAATGATAATTTAGACCACGCATATGCTCAGCTAAAGTCGTTTGTGGAAGAAAAGGTTTTGAAAGAGacaaattaa
- the Rip11 gene encoding rab11 family-interacting protein 2 isoform X3 — MWMPTHVQVTVQRAAGLLTKGKNKTNDCFVTIALGKTKYQTSIKEKADPDVEWHEECELPIPDQGNTAEIILTALHHNGFGVDEFLGRVAIPLNTLDIYERPKNKWYGLEAKPGKVGKAKERGHLEVKIGFTVKSGSLTDLSKKEKHKSSIGQLSHVAQSVGGSLLSLGSAEKRKGIKKFAKSIGSKMHLRGKKKDGDLDDSSSIGSVGSLKRNFDKFKSRQTKEDADPGVVSDEDDFTFDDLSHKSSVSSLNHPTNHNNSVSSTENISGDVSNKTPPAKPPRNEPKPQDEWESKLFGKQTKNLLKPASSESLNRRSWDSSKLDTQIEEEPPETTVTKDDISVTPTKTPEVVKKEERDGMLAKLKNFRKDSKRDKPTSNSSERIIIGGEKDVNYSYNNHISNELLQKFEGKSREDLILLVCNLQSDLESQKKKLKDLEDYLDDLLLRVMETTPRILQNPYVTCKLSHKNG, encoded by the exons ATGTGGATGCCAACGCATGTACAAGTCACag TCCAACGAGCTGCAGGATTATTGACCAAAGGTAAAAACAAGACAAACGACTGCTTTGTGACAATTGCATTGGGGAAGACGAAATACCAGACGTCGATAAAGGAAAAAGCTGACCCTGACGTCGAGTGGCACGAAGAATGCGAACT GCCAATCCCCGACCAAGGAAACACGGCCGAGATTATCTTAACAGCATTGCACCACAATGGCTTTGGCGTGGACGAGTTTCTTGGCAGAGTCGCTATTCCTTTAAACACTTTGGACATCTATGAAAGGCCCAAAAATAAATGGTACGGCCTTGAGGCCAAACCAG gcAAAGTGGGTAAGGCGAAAGAGCGGGGGCACCTGGAAGTGAAGATCGGGTTCACTGTCAAGTCTGGCAGCCTCACCGATTTGAGCAAAAAAGAGAAACACAAGTCTTCGATTGGCCAGTTGTCCCACGTGGCCCAGTCCGTGGGCGGCAGCTTGCTCAGTTTAGGGAGCGCCGAGAAACGTAAAGGGATCAAAAAGTTTGCCAAGTCAATCGGGTCGAAAATGCACCTCAGAGGGAAGAAAAAAGACGGGGATTTGGACGACAGTTCTTCCATCGGTAGTGTCGGTAGTTTAAAACGTAActttgacaaatttaaaagTCGACAAACCAAGGAAGACGCCGACCCGGGGGTTGTGAGTGACGAGGATGACTTTACA TTTGACGATTTGTCCCACAAGAGTTCGGTCAGTTCGCTCAACCACCCGACCAATCACAACAATTCGGTTTCTTCCACTGAGAACATCTCCGGGGATGTCTCGAATAAAACGCCGCCGGCTAAGCCTCCGCGGAACGAGCCCAAGCCGCAAGACGAGTGGGAGTCGAAGTTGTTCgggaaacaaacaaaaa ATTTACTCAAACCGGCGAGTAGCGAATCGTTGAACCGCCGCTCGTGGGACTCCTCCAAACTAGACACACAAATTGAGGAGGAACCTCCCGAAACGACTGTTACGAAAGACGACATTAGCGTAACTCCGACTAAAACTCCCGAGGTTGTCAAAAAGGAGGAGCGGGACGGCATGTTGGCCAAGTTAAAGAATTTCAGAAAAG ACTCGAAACGTGATAAACCGACCAGTAATTCAAGTGAACGTATTATTATAGGCGGAGAGAAGGATGTCAATTACTCGTACAATAATCACATTTCCAACGAACTTTTGCAGAAGTTTGAAGGCAAATCGCGAGAA GACCTCATTCTCCTAGTGTGTAATTTACAGAGCGACCTAGAGTCCCAAAAGAAGAAACTAAAAGACTTAGAAGACTATTTAGACGACTTACTTTTGCGAGTGATGGAGACAACTCCACGAATCTTGCAAAACCCGTACGTTACTTGTAAGTTATCGCATAAAAA tGGTTAA
- the LOC659981 gene encoding putative glutathione-specific gamma-glutamylcyclotransferase 2, with protein MWVFGYGSLIWKVDFPYEEKIVGYIKNFQRRFYQHSTDHRGIPGKPGRVVTLVPGDATDRVYGVAYKISDQEKDSVVKHLDYREKGGYVRTPVLFYPKDKDKQPFEIIIYVANDDNPQYAGPADADSIANQVVKSVGPSGTNIEYVFNLAKAMRDIAPEVHDEHLFTIERKVQNLLKFNTPESFSRSLN; from the exons ATGTGGGTATTTGGTTATGGGTCCCTAATCTGGAAAGTGGACTTTCCCTATGAAGAAAAAATCGTGGGCTACATAAAAAACTTCCAAAGGCGCTTTTACCAGCACAGCACTGACCACCGTGGGATCCCCGGCAAG CCAGGCCGAGTTGTGACCTTGGTGCCAGGTGATGCAACA GACCGTGTTTACGGAGTCGCGTATAAAATCAGCGATCAGGAGAAAGACTCGGTAGTCAAGCACCTCGATTATAGGGAAAAAGGCGGCTATGTGCGAACTCCAGTCCTATTTTACCCCAAAGATAAAGACAAGCAACCGttcgaaataattatttatgtagCAAATGACGATAATCCGCAGTACGCCGGGCCTGCGGACGCCGACAGCATCGCCAATCAAGTAGTCAAGTCTGTGGGCCCCAGTGGCACGAACATTGAATACGTCTTCAACCTAGCCAAAGCCATGAGAGACATCGCCCCGGAAGTGCACGACGAACATTTGTTCACCATCGAGCGAAAAGTGCAAAATTTACTCAAATTCAACACTCCCGAGTCGTTCTCTAGATCACTTAACtga
- the Rip11 gene encoding rab11 family-interacting protein 2 isoform X5 yields MWMPTHVQVTVQRAAGLLTKGKNKTNDCFVTIALGKTKYQTSIKEKADPDVEWHEECELPIPDQGNTAEIILTALHHNGFGVDEFLGRVAIPLNTLDIYERPKNKWYGLEAKPGKVGKAKERGHLEVKIGFTVKSGSLTDLSKKEKHKSSIGQLSHVAQSVGGSLLSLGSAEKRKGIKKFAKSIGSKMHLRGKKKDGDLDDSSSIGSVGSLKRNFDKFKSRQTKEDADPGVVSDEDDFTFDDLSHKSSVSSLNHPTNHNNSVSSTENISGDVSNKTPPAKPPRNEPKPQDEWESKLFGKQTKNLLKPASSESLNRRSWDSSKLDTQIEEEPPETTVTKDDISVTPTKTPEVVKKEERDGMLAKLKNFRKGGEKDVNYSYNNHISNELLQKFEGKSREDLILLVCNLQSDLESQKKKLKDLEDYLDDLLLRVMETTPRILQNPYVTLVKY; encoded by the exons ATGTGGATGCCAACGCATGTACAAGTCACag TCCAACGAGCTGCAGGATTATTGACCAAAGGTAAAAACAAGACAAACGACTGCTTTGTGACAATTGCATTGGGGAAGACGAAATACCAGACGTCGATAAAGGAAAAAGCTGACCCTGACGTCGAGTGGCACGAAGAATGCGAACT GCCAATCCCCGACCAAGGAAACACGGCCGAGATTATCTTAACAGCATTGCACCACAATGGCTTTGGCGTGGACGAGTTTCTTGGCAGAGTCGCTATTCCTTTAAACACTTTGGACATCTATGAAAGGCCCAAAAATAAATGGTACGGCCTTGAGGCCAAACCAG gcAAAGTGGGTAAGGCGAAAGAGCGGGGGCACCTGGAAGTGAAGATCGGGTTCACTGTCAAGTCTGGCAGCCTCACCGATTTGAGCAAAAAAGAGAAACACAAGTCTTCGATTGGCCAGTTGTCCCACGTGGCCCAGTCCGTGGGCGGCAGCTTGCTCAGTTTAGGGAGCGCCGAGAAACGTAAAGGGATCAAAAAGTTTGCCAAGTCAATCGGGTCGAAAATGCACCTCAGAGGGAAGAAAAAAGACGGGGATTTGGACGACAGTTCTTCCATCGGTAGTGTCGGTAGTTTAAAACGTAActttgacaaatttaaaagTCGACAAACCAAGGAAGACGCCGACCCGGGGGTTGTGAGTGACGAGGATGACTTTACA TTTGACGATTTGTCCCACAAGAGTTCGGTCAGTTCGCTCAACCACCCGACCAATCACAACAATTCGGTTTCTTCCACTGAGAACATCTCCGGGGATGTCTCGAATAAAACGCCGCCGGCTAAGCCTCCGCGGAACGAGCCCAAGCCGCAAGACGAGTGGGAGTCGAAGTTGTTCgggaaacaaacaaaaa ATTTACTCAAACCGGCGAGTAGCGAATCGTTGAACCGCCGCTCGTGGGACTCCTCCAAACTAGACACACAAATTGAGGAGGAACCTCCCGAAACGACTGTTACGAAAGACGACATTAGCGTAACTCCGACTAAAACTCCCGAGGTTGTCAAAAAGGAGGAGCGGGACGGCATGTTGGCCAAGTTAAAGAATTTCAGAAAAG GCGGAGAGAAGGATGTCAATTACTCGTACAATAATCACATTTCCAACGAACTTTTGCAGAAGTTTGAAGGCAAATCGCGAGAA GACCTCATTCTCCTAGTGTGTAATTTACAGAGCGACCTAGAGTCCCAAAAGAAGAAACTAAAAGACTTAGAAGACTATTTAGACGACTTACTTTTGCGAGTGATGGAGACAACTCCACGAATCTTGCAAAACCCGTACGTTACTT tGGTTAAGTATTGA
- the Rip11 gene encoding rab11 family-interacting protein 1 isoform X1 — protein sequence MWMPTHVQVTVQRAAGLLTKGKNKTNDCFVTIALGKTKYQTSIKEKADPDVEWHEECELPIPDQGNTAEIILTALHHNGFGVDEFLGRVAIPLNTLDIYERPKNKWYGLEAKPGKVGKAKERGHLEVKIGFTVKSGSLTDLSKKEKHKSSIGQLSHVAQSVGGSLLSLGSAEKRKGIKKFAKSIGSKMHLRGKKKDGDLDDSSSIGSVGSLKRNFDKFKSRQTKEDADPGVVSDEDDFTFDDLSHKSSVSSLNHPTNHNNSVSSTENISGDVSNKTPPAKPPRNEPKPQDEWESKLFGKQTKNLLKPASSESLNRRSWDSSKLDTQIEEEPPETTVTKDDISVTPTKTPEVVKKEERDGMLAKLKNFRKDKHEIDSKRDKPTSNSSERIIIGGEKDVNYSYNNHISNELLQKFEGKSREDLILLVCNLQSDLESQKKKLKDLEDYLDDLLLRVMETTPRILQNPYVTCKLSHKNG from the exons ATGTGGATGCCAACGCATGTACAAGTCACag TCCAACGAGCTGCAGGATTATTGACCAAAGGTAAAAACAAGACAAACGACTGCTTTGTGACAATTGCATTGGGGAAGACGAAATACCAGACGTCGATAAAGGAAAAAGCTGACCCTGACGTCGAGTGGCACGAAGAATGCGAACT GCCAATCCCCGACCAAGGAAACACGGCCGAGATTATCTTAACAGCATTGCACCACAATGGCTTTGGCGTGGACGAGTTTCTTGGCAGAGTCGCTATTCCTTTAAACACTTTGGACATCTATGAAAGGCCCAAAAATAAATGGTACGGCCTTGAGGCCAAACCAG gcAAAGTGGGTAAGGCGAAAGAGCGGGGGCACCTGGAAGTGAAGATCGGGTTCACTGTCAAGTCTGGCAGCCTCACCGATTTGAGCAAAAAAGAGAAACACAAGTCTTCGATTGGCCAGTTGTCCCACGTGGCCCAGTCCGTGGGCGGCAGCTTGCTCAGTTTAGGGAGCGCCGAGAAACGTAAAGGGATCAAAAAGTTTGCCAAGTCAATCGGGTCGAAAATGCACCTCAGAGGGAAGAAAAAAGACGGGGATTTGGACGACAGTTCTTCCATCGGTAGTGTCGGTAGTTTAAAACGTAActttgacaaatttaaaagTCGACAAACCAAGGAAGACGCCGACCCGGGGGTTGTGAGTGACGAGGATGACTTTACA TTTGACGATTTGTCCCACAAGAGTTCGGTCAGTTCGCTCAACCACCCGACCAATCACAACAATTCGGTTTCTTCCACTGAGAACATCTCCGGGGATGTCTCGAATAAAACGCCGCCGGCTAAGCCTCCGCGGAACGAGCCCAAGCCGCAAGACGAGTGGGAGTCGAAGTTGTTCgggaaacaaacaaaaa ATTTACTCAAACCGGCGAGTAGCGAATCGTTGAACCGCCGCTCGTGGGACTCCTCCAAACTAGACACACAAATTGAGGAGGAACCTCCCGAAACGACTGTTACGAAAGACGACATTAGCGTAACTCCGACTAAAACTCCCGAGGTTGTCAAAAAGGAGGAGCGGGACGGCATGTTGGCCAAGTTAAAGAATTTCAGAAAAG ATAAACATGAAATAGACTCGAAACGTGATAAACCGACCAGTAATTCAAGTGAACGTATTATTATAGGCGGAGAGAAGGATGTCAATTACTCGTACAATAATCACATTTCCAACGAACTTTTGCAGAAGTTTGAAGGCAAATCGCGAGAA GACCTCATTCTCCTAGTGTGTAATTTACAGAGCGACCTAGAGTCCCAAAAGAAGAAACTAAAAGACTTAGAAGACTATTTAGACGACTTACTTTTGCGAGTGATGGAGACAACTCCACGAATCTTGCAAAACCCGTACGTTACTTGTAAGTTATCGCATAAAAA tGGTTAA